Proteins from a single region of Dyadobacter fanqingshengii:
- a CDS encoding DUF3244 domain-containing protein: MKTILKVFACYFFLQSAAHAKTSDDVDNKSAKSFESVIYPLKDGRLRINITNARLERMVVIMKNEEGVVIQKNFIDKKCEKAGITYDVSNLERGKYKIYIRNKKDAEIKDFNIEEVKAQHRFITMNVVD, encoded by the coding sequence ATGAAAACCATTTTAAAAGTATTTGCCTGTTATTTCTTCTTGCAATCGGCTGCACATGCCAAAACCAGTGATGACGTTGACAATAAAAGCGCCAAATCCTTCGAGTCGGTAATTTACCCTTTAAAAGACGGCAGACTCAGGATCAATATTACTAATGCCCGGTTGGAAAGAATGGTTGTTATCATGAAGAATGAGGAAGGCGTCGTCATTCAAAAGAATTTCATAGACAAAAAGTGTGAGAAAGCGGGAATCACTTATGACGTTTCGAATTTGGAGAGGGGAAAATATAAGATATATATCCGCAACAAAAAGGACGCTGAAATCAAAGATTTTAACATAGAAGAAGTAAAAGCGCAACACCGGTTCATCACTATGAATGTGGTAGATTAA
- a CDS encoding DMT family transporter: MSKTKNHWPIYVIIHVLFIGVWGAVIEIPEKNGFPPTLGYVVWALTMIPAALAALKLKNWKLDFNKKAVLWGSAVGLLGAGGQLVLFFTLRIAPAYLVFPILSLTPVVTILLAVGLLHEKTSKRGWIGIALALISIFMLSYQPVGAVQASGYTWLLLAAVPLFAWGAQGCIMRFANDIMSAESLYFYMMVSSIVLIPPALYMTDFTQPIEWGFQGPYLSAILQSLNAFGALCLVYAFRYGKAIIIAPITTALAPVLTVTLSLALYQTIPHPVIIAGIVLTIIAALLMGFEEASNA, encoded by the coding sequence ATGAGCAAAACCAAAAACCACTGGCCGATTTACGTAATTATTCATGTCCTGTTCATCGGGGTGTGGGGCGCTGTCATTGAAATTCCCGAAAAGAATGGTTTCCCTCCTACGCTTGGATATGTGGTCTGGGCGCTAACCATGATTCCTGCTGCCCTGGCTGCATTAAAATTGAAAAACTGGAAACTGGATTTTAACAAAAAAGCCGTGCTTTGGGGCAGCGCGGTGGGCCTATTGGGAGCCGGCGGCCAGCTGGTGCTTTTCTTTACATTGCGCATTGCGCCAGCCTACCTGGTTTTCCCTATCCTGTCCCTGACTCCGGTGGTTACCATCCTGCTCGCCGTGGGGTTACTGCATGAAAAAACAAGCAAAAGAGGCTGGATCGGGATTGCGCTGGCACTGATTTCCATTTTCATGCTGTCTTACCAGCCTGTGGGCGCCGTTCAGGCCAGTGGCTATACATGGCTGCTCCTTGCTGCGGTCCCGTTATTTGCCTGGGGTGCTCAGGGGTGCATTATGCGGTTTGCCAATGATATTATGTCTGCTGAAAGTCTGTATTTCTATATGATGGTTTCGTCCATTGTGCTGATTCCGCCAGCATTATATATGACTGATTTTACTCAGCCTATTGAATGGGGATTTCAGGGACCTTATTTGTCAGCGATTTTGCAGTCACTGAATGCATTTGGCGCACTCTGCCTGGTATATGCATTTCGATATGGAAAAGCCATCATCATTGCGCCCATCACCACTGCGCTCGCACCAGTGCTTACGGTTACGTTGTCACTCGCATTGTATCAGACTATTCCTCATCCCGTCATCATTGCCGGAATTGTTCTTACTATCATTGCCGCCTTGCTCATGGGTTTCGAAGAAGCCAGCAATGCATAA
- a CDS encoding LytR/AlgR family response regulator transcription factor produces the protein MIRCLIVDDEEPARELIKLHLSDLDGFEVAASLSNALDAFTFLQKNSVDIVFLDIRMPRISGLELVRSLKYTPRIILTTAYREYAAEAFEIDVFDYLVKPITHERFMKAIAKYMHYQSGQAATMDTQKNDDHAYMFFKVGRDQVKVFLKDILYIEGLADYIKVHTKDKSYIASEKLGYMEEKLPLNSFVRIHKSFIIALDKISSYNADQVILNNNKALPLGRLFKAGFLTIVQIKKQS, from the coding sequence ATGATCAGGTGTTTAATCGTCGATGACGAAGAACCGGCAAGAGAACTGATTAAGTTGCACTTGTCAGATCTGGATGGTTTTGAAGTTGCTGCTTCTTTAAGTAATGCGCTGGATGCATTCACTTTCCTGCAAAAAAATTCAGTCGACATCGTTTTTCTGGACATCCGGATGCCCAGGATTTCAGGTTTGGAATTAGTAAGATCATTAAAATACACGCCAAGAATAATCCTGACGACCGCATACCGCGAATATGCCGCGGAAGCGTTCGAAATAGACGTTTTCGACTATCTGGTCAAGCCGATTACCCACGAAAGATTTATGAAGGCGATCGCCAAATATATGCATTACCAAAGCGGCCAGGCTGCAACAATGGATACGCAGAAAAATGACGATCACGCTTACATGTTTTTCAAAGTCGGCAGGGACCAGGTCAAAGTTTTCCTGAAAGATATTCTTTACATAGAAGGGCTGGCCGATTACATTAAAGTGCATACAAAAGACAAATCCTATATCGCTTCCGAAAAGCTTGGTTATATGGAAGAGAAATTGCCATTAAATTCTTTTGTAAGAATTCACAAATCATTCATTATCGCGCTGGATAAAATTTCCAGCTATAATGCTGATCAGGTAATTTTGAATAACAACAAAGCACTTCCTTTGGGACGACTTTTCAAGGCTGGATTTTTAACAATAGTTCAGATAAAAAAACAGAGTTAA
- a CDS encoding sensor histidine kinase, with the protein MRSTNDTAFNALFWLLYFLYQWLGLASLYGDYDGYFINACMALPVSLIFSVVAVHVFFRHYYQKDRKAAFYLGAILVSLALLLARRYVNYYFIYPRYFPQALNMPFISWAKLLVEFVNLYAITGLYALYYFIRYWYEERQRVQELLQQNTRAELDLLKAQVQPHFVFNTLNNIYATAFKSSPETAVLIAHLSGFLDYNLYHTSRDKVALTAEIDYIRHYIELQKNRYGKKVDLSVNIFDEINDLQIAPLLLLPLVENCFKHGVGDSVEKSWVRIDASREVEKFSIMIENSRDEISEQIIPNVGGIGLLNVRKRLQLIYPRQHELKIIEGPNSYLVILKIQIEKNDQVFNRR; encoded by the coding sequence ATGAGATCCACCAATGATACAGCATTCAATGCCCTGTTCTGGCTGCTGTATTTTTTGTACCAGTGGCTCGGACTGGCGTCGCTATACGGGGATTATGATGGCTATTTTATCAATGCCTGCATGGCGCTGCCCGTGTCACTGATTTTCTCGGTGGTGGCTGTCCATGTTTTCTTTCGACATTATTATCAAAAAGATCGGAAAGCCGCATTCTATCTCGGGGCAATTTTGGTTTCTCTTGCGTTGCTGCTGGCCAGGCGTTATGTCAATTACTATTTTATATACCCACGTTATTTTCCGCAGGCGCTGAATATGCCATTCATTTCCTGGGCGAAATTGCTGGTTGAATTTGTAAACCTGTACGCAATAACCGGTTTGTATGCCCTATACTATTTCATTCGATACTGGTATGAGGAAAGGCAGCGGGTGCAGGAATTATTGCAGCAGAATACACGCGCGGAACTGGATTTGCTGAAAGCCCAGGTTCAACCGCATTTCGTTTTTAATACATTGAATAATATATACGCTACGGCATTTAAAAGCAGTCCGGAAACGGCTGTTTTAATTGCACATTTATCCGGATTTCTGGATTACAATTTATATCATACGTCCAGGGATAAAGTGGCATTGACCGCCGAGATTGATTATATCAGACATTACATTGAACTTCAAAAAAACCGGTATGGCAAAAAAGTAGATTTGTCTGTCAATATTTTTGATGAGATAAATGATCTGCAAATAGCGCCGCTGCTGTTATTGCCGTTGGTCGAAAATTGTTTTAAGCATGGCGTAGGTGATTCTGTTGAAAAAAGTTGGGTCAGGATTGATGCGTCGCGGGAAGTGGAAAAGTTTTCAATTATGATTGAGAATAGCCGGGATGAAATTTCAGAACAAATAATACCAAATGTTGGTGGCATCGGTTTATTAAACGTCAGAAAAAGATTACAATTGATCTACCCCCGTCAGCATGAACTTAAAATTATTGAAGGGCCTAATTCTTACCTTGTCATATTAAAAATCCAAATCGAAAAGAATGATCAGGTGTTTAATCGTCGATGA
- a CDS encoding carbohydrate kinase family protein yields MMNPKLLVVGELNVDLILNKIHAFPQVGKETIADEMDMCLGSSSAIMAANIAAMGVDTTFCGVVGDDYFGDFILRELEQKSVSCKHVTRLPDQKTGCTLILNYGQDRANVTFQGAMNALTISNIPFEAPANYQHLHVSSLFLQKGLLNNIEQILMNARAAGMTTSLDLQWDPTEQWAFDYARCLPYVDVFMPNESELLALTNTDSVSSAIEKVRPYLNMLALKVGRKGSLGLCGDQQLTVPAFEGPHFVDAIGAGDSFNAGFIQKYISGAPLEECLREGNLMGALNTTAAGGTGAFCNFNKISENIKDFWGIELSLS; encoded by the coding sequence ATGATGAACCCTAAGTTATTGGTTGTAGGTGAGCTGAATGTCGATTTGATCTTGAATAAAATCCATGCTTTTCCTCAGGTGGGCAAGGAGACGATTGCGGATGAAATGGATATGTGCCTGGGCAGTTCTTCGGCCATTATGGCTGCCAACATTGCTGCCATGGGCGTGGATACGACCTTCTGCGGTGTGGTGGGGGACGACTATTTTGGTGACTTCATCTTGCGGGAGCTGGAACAAAAGTCGGTCAGCTGCAAGCATGTAACCAGACTTCCGGATCAGAAAACAGGGTGTACGCTGATTTTGAACTACGGACAGGATCGGGCTAATGTGACCTTCCAGGGTGCCATGAATGCGCTGACGATCAGTAATATACCTTTTGAAGCACCAGCGAACTATCAGCATCTGCATGTCTCGAGCCTGTTCCTTCAGAAGGGACTTTTAAACAACATTGAACAGATTTTAATGAATGCGCGCGCTGCCGGTATGACCACATCGCTGGATCTGCAATGGGACCCTACTGAGCAATGGGCTTTCGACTATGCCCGGTGCCTGCCGTATGTAGACGTTTTTATGCCCAACGAATCGGAACTGCTGGCGCTGACCAATACGGATTCGGTAAGCAGCGCCATCGAAAAAGTCAGGCCTTACCTGAATATGCTCGCTCTGAAAGTGGGCAGAAAGGGCAGTCTGGGCCTTTGCGGTGACCAGCAGTTAACAGTGCCCGCTTTTGAAGGGCCGCATTTTGTGGATGCCATCGGCGCGGGTGATTCTTTTAATGCAGGATTTATTCAAAAATACATTTCCGGTGCACCCCTGGAAGAATGTCTGCGGGAGGGCAACCTGATGGGCGCGTTGAACACCACCGCTGCGGGTGGCACAGGCGCATTCTGCAACTTCAACAAAATCAGTGAAAATATTAAAGACTTCTGGGGAATAGAATTAAGCCTGTCATGA
- a CDS encoding S9 family peptidase codes for MISLEMKAPIQGLVTNDLCKIRKVSTPLLSPASDDLVYHVSVTDIAENDRYDLMILFSADSAKRTVVGRGNAHSWSPDGKELLYENESGALLIYTLQTATSRFLTQRDDSSYFFNHLADKNCIWSPDARHIAYISADISNTNPENDDIRVIDDLLYKSKGGWGRPVYADHSYTHIYLVPAAGGPPVILTPGACNEHSITWAPDSRYIAFISNRSARPDNIQQSDVWKIDIQTQMITQLTEHAGLAYQPKWSPDGNHIAFLAVAGSFGTNDSTAEDTHIALISSHGENFRYLTKSLDRRIEHVRWHPSGNYIYFTAGDRGDTSIYRVSIDTEEIEVVQGGAGCISEFSLDARGEDMVFVKSDTDHPAELFKTKNQGAIVEQFTHENTDWLEIKTLQKAETFWFQSFDGTSVQGWLMPPVDFDQTKHYPLILLIHGGPHNMFGHDFDERMHLLSQAGYAVVYINPRGSHGYGQAFSNGTLANWGGNDYQDLMAGVDFVLNKNPWLNAEQLGVTGQSYGGYMTNWTITQTSRFKAAVTDGGLSNLVSFAGTSLYHSLMESEFGGRAYDHFDLLWQCSPLRNVAWATTPTLILHGETDNEVPFSQAEEMYVALKKRGVETKLVQYKGEGHGWRPDLKPNNNADLNERMIQWFDTYIKIAAT; via the coding sequence ATGATCTCATTGGAAATGAAGGCCCCAATCCAGGGACTTGTGACAAACGATTTGTGTAAAATCAGAAAAGTAAGCACACCCCTGCTATCTCCTGCCAGTGATGATCTCGTATATCATGTTTCCGTCACAGATATAGCTGAAAATGATCGTTATGATTTGATGATCCTTTTTTCAGCCGACAGCGCCAAAAGAACGGTTGTAGGACGGGGCAATGCGCATTCCTGGTCGCCCGATGGCAAAGAGCTGCTGTATGAAAATGAAAGCGGAGCGCTGCTCATTTACACGCTGCAAACTGCAACAAGCCGGTTTCTGACCCAGCGCGACGACTCTTCCTATTTTTTCAATCATCTCGCTGATAAGAACTGCATCTGGTCGCCGGATGCACGCCATATCGCATACATCAGCGCCGATATTTCGAATACAAACCCAGAAAATGACGATATCCGGGTCATTGATGATCTGTTATACAAATCCAAAGGCGGATGGGGACGGCCAGTGTATGCCGATCATTCCTATACGCATATTTACCTCGTGCCCGCAGCCGGAGGCCCACCCGTCATACTCACGCCGGGCGCTTGTAACGAGCATTCCATCACGTGGGCACCGGATAGCCGCTACATTGCGTTCATTAGCAACCGGAGCGCCCGTCCGGATAACATCCAGCAAAGCGATGTCTGGAAAATAGATATCCAGACGCAAATGATCACCCAACTCACTGAACACGCAGGCTTGGCTTATCAGCCAAAGTGGTCGCCGGATGGAAACCACATTGCATTTCTGGCCGTTGCGGGATCCTTCGGCACCAATGACAGCACTGCTGAGGACACGCACATTGCCCTGATATCTTCCCATGGCGAAAACTTTCGTTACCTGACAAAATCTTTGGATCGAAGGATCGAGCACGTCCGCTGGCATCCTTCGGGAAATTATATATATTTCACCGCAGGCGATCGCGGCGACACTTCCATTTATCGGGTGAGCATCGATACAGAAGAAATCGAAGTGGTGCAGGGCGGCGCTGGCTGCATTTCTGAGTTTTCACTTGACGCACGCGGCGAGGATATGGTGTTTGTGAAATCAGACACAGACCATCCAGCCGAGCTTTTCAAAACCAAAAATCAGGGCGCGATTGTCGAGCAATTTACCCACGAAAATACAGATTGGCTTGAAATCAAAACATTGCAAAAGGCAGAAACATTCTGGTTTCAAAGCTTTGATGGCACTTCCGTGCAAGGATGGCTGATGCCGCCGGTTGATTTTGACCAAACAAAGCATTATCCGCTTATCCTTTTGATCCACGGTGGGCCACACAATATGTTCGGCCACGATTTTGACGAGCGCATGCATTTGTTGTCACAGGCAGGGTACGCTGTCGTATATATTAATCCAAGAGGCAGCCACGGTTACGGTCAAGCATTTTCAAACGGAACGCTTGCAAACTGGGGCGGTAATGATTATCAGGACCTAATGGCCGGTGTGGATTTTGTCTTAAATAAAAACCCGTGGCTCAATGCTGAACAACTTGGCGTGACCGGCCAAAGCTATGGCGGCTACATGACCAATTGGACCATTACCCAAACTTCACGTTTTAAAGCCGCCGTGACGGATGGCGGACTCAGTAACCTGGTCAGTTTTGCAGGAACATCATTATATCATTCATTGATGGAATCAGAATTCGGTGGCCGGGCTTATGATCACTTCGATCTGCTATGGCAATGTTCCCCGCTGCGAAATGTGGCTTGGGCAACTACGCCAACGCTAATCCTGCACGGCGAAACCGACAACGAAGTGCCTTTCTCCCAAGCCGAAGAAATGTATGTCGCCCTCAAAAAGCGGGGCGTCGAAACTAAGCTCGTACAATACAAAGGAGAAGGCCACGGCTGGCGGCCGGATCTGAAACCAAATAACAATGCCGATCTTAATGAGCGCATGATCCAATGGTTTGACACTTACATAAAAATTGCAGCTACTTAA
- a CDS encoding class II fructose-bisphosphate aldolase, whose protein sequence is MKLKEKLRELTLLKKGLLATNYYDLETLHGVLQAAADLKQPVILQLTQSSIDYMGLKTAVNLGRNGLEEFGVEGWIHLDHGGSVELVQRCLDAGFDSVMIDGSELPFEENVRLTREVVERAKKYDAHVEAELGYVAKLGQSHQTTGFTQPDEAAAFVEETGVDALAVAIGTAHGFYKEEPKLDINLLRSIAGRTTATLVLHGSSGVPHLQVQQAISNGICKVNLATEIKNIFMASLKAELTYNQDIDLRKVFPKATCKITELVKTKLEMVENVMV, encoded by the coding sequence ATGAAACTGAAAGAAAAACTACGCGAATTAACATTGCTGAAAAAGGGCTTGCTGGCTACCAATTATTACGATCTGGAAACATTGCATGGCGTATTGCAGGCGGCAGCGGATTTGAAACAGCCCGTAATCCTGCAATTAACCCAGAGTTCCATTGATTACATGGGCCTGAAAACGGCCGTAAACCTCGGCCGCAACGGACTGGAAGAATTTGGCGTGGAAGGCTGGATTCATCTCGACCACGGTGGGTCGGTTGAACTGGTGCAGCGCTGCCTGGATGCGGGTTTCGATTCGGTGATGATCGATGGCAGCGAGCTTCCTTTTGAGGAAAATGTCAGGCTTACCCGGGAAGTGGTTGAGCGGGCCAAAAAGTACGACGCACACGTGGAAGCAGAGCTGGGCTACGTTGCCAAACTAGGCCAATCGCATCAGACAACCGGCTTTACGCAACCGGACGAGGCAGCTGCTTTTGTGGAGGAAACGGGCGTTGATGCGCTTGCTGTGGCCATTGGAACGGCCCACGGATTTTATAAAGAAGAACCCAAGCTGGACATCAACCTTTTGCGCAGCATTGCCGGGCGAACTACGGCGACCCTGGTTTTGCACGGAAGCTCTGGCGTGCCGCACTTACAGGTGCAGCAGGCTATTTCAAACGGGATCTGTAAAGTGAACCTGGCAACTGAAATTAAAAACATATTTATGGCTTCCCTGAAAGCCGAACTGACTTACAATCAAGATATTGACCTAAGGAAGGTGTTTCCAAAGGCTACCTGCAAAATCACTGAGCTCGTCAAAACGAAGCTGGAAATGGTAGAGAATGTGATGGTGTGA
- a CDS encoding SIS domain-containing protein produces the protein MQKIEISVLKSGGEAHTQREILSQPALWQQIYDLIQNESEEIALFLKPILQKDNLSILLTGAGTSGFIGEAAQSVLKQIWRRPVQAVPTTEIVTQPKSVFVRSVPTLLISFARSGNSPESVETVKLADVHCDEVYHLVITCNREGALATMDTAAANRIYRIVLPEETNDKSLAMTSSFTCMLLSVLLVARIDSLEGEFDKIQHMIDQGNIILEQKFLLETLVMKGFERVVFLGAGEYLGIAKECHLKLLELTDGKLVCMSDSFLGFRHGPRAFVNEHTLMVYLFSRNPHMMRYERDLAEDIARDTRAIQSLQIGGEAELSLPNSSKIALRIDPKNQYQMIATTLVGQLLGYFSAMHLGIDPDSPSMSGSISRVVQGVNIYRE, from the coding sequence ATGCAGAAAATCGAAATCAGTGTGCTTAAAAGCGGTGGGGAAGCACACACCCAACGTGAAATTCTGTCCCAGCCAGCACTCTGGCAGCAGATATATGATTTAATTCAAAATGAAAGCGAAGAGATAGCGCTGTTTTTAAAACCGATCTTACAAAAGGACAACCTGAGCATTTTGCTAACAGGCGCAGGCACTTCGGGATTTATCGGTGAGGCAGCGCAGTCCGTTTTAAAACAAATATGGCGCAGACCTGTTCAGGCAGTTCCCACAACAGAAATTGTTACCCAGCCTAAATCCGTATTTGTGCGCTCGGTTCCGACGCTTTTAATCTCGTTTGCCCGTTCGGGAAACAGTCCGGAGAGCGTTGAAACGGTAAAACTGGCCGATGTTCACTGTGATGAGGTTTATCATTTGGTCATCACCTGCAACAGGGAGGGCGCACTGGCTACTATGGATACGGCGGCCGCTAACCGGATCTACCGCATTGTACTGCCTGAGGAAACAAATGATAAAAGCCTGGCGATGACCAGCAGTTTCACGTGCATGCTGCTTAGCGTGCTGCTGGTGGCGCGGATAGATTCGCTGGAAGGTGAATTTGATAAAATTCAGCACATGATAGATCAGGGAAACATCATCCTGGAACAAAAATTCTTACTTGAAACACTGGTAATGAAAGGTTTTGAACGGGTGGTGTTTTTGGGGGCCGGAGAATATCTGGGAATTGCCAAGGAATGTCATTTGAAATTGCTCGAATTGACAGATGGAAAGCTGGTTTGCATGTCGGATTCATTCTTGGGTTTCAGACATGGGCCAAGGGCATTTGTGAATGAGCATACTTTAATGGTGTACTTGTTTTCAAGAAATCCGCACATGATGCGTTATGAGCGGGATCTTGCAGAAGACATTGCGCGTGATACCAGGGCCATCCAGTCCCTGCAAATCGGTGGCGAGGCTGAACTGTCGCTGCCCAATAGCAGTAAAATAGCACTGCGGATAGATCCGAAGAACCAATATCAAATGATCGCGACTACGCTCGTAGGCCAGTTATTGGGCTATTTCAGCGCGATGCATTTGGGTATCGACCCCGATAGTCCGTCCATGTCCGGGTCGATCAGCAGAGTGGTACAGGGCGTGAATATTTATAGAGAATAA